One segment of Brassica napus cultivar Da-Ae chromosome C3, Da-Ae, whole genome shotgun sequence DNA contains the following:
- the LOC106434038 gene encoding serine/threonine-protein kinase Aurora-1, whose protein sequence is MAIATEKEVSDVSAVAQKRWNLGDFDIGKPLGRGKFGHVYLAREKRSNHIVALKVLFKTQLQQSQVEHQLRREVEIQSHLRNPNILRLYGYFYDQKRVYLILEYAARGELYKELQKCKYFSERRAATYVASLARALIYCHGKHVIHRDIKPENLLIGAQGELKIADFGWSVHTFNRRRTMCGTLDYLPPEMVESVEHDASVDIWSLGILCYEFLYGVPPFEAMEHSDTYRRIVQVDLKFPPKPIVSASAKDLISQMLVKESAQRLPLHKLLEHPWIVQNADPSGIYRG, encoded by the exons ATGGCGATCGCTACGGAGAAG GAGGTTTCAGATGTTTCAGCAGTTGCACAAAAGAGATGGAATCTGGGTGATTTCGACATTGGAAAGCCTCTTGGAAGAGGCAAGTTTGGTCACGTTTATCTTGCTCGAGAGAAGCGGAGCAACCACATTGTCGCCCTAAAGGTTCTTTTCAAGACACAGCTTCAACAATCTCAAGTCGAGCATCAGCTCAGAAGAGAAGTTGAGATTCAGTCTCATCTTCGTAACCCCAATATACTCCGGCTCTATGGTTACTTCTATGATCAG AAAAGGGTTTATTTGATACTTGAGTATGCTGCTAGAGGCGAGCTTTACAAGGAGCTTCAGAAATGCAAATACTTTAGCGAGAGACGAGCTGCTACT TATGTTGCATCGTTGGCGAGGGCTCTCATCTATTGCCATGGCAAGCATGTGATACACAGAGATATCAAACCAGAGAATCTGTTAATCGGTGCTCAG GGTGAGCTCAAGATTGCAGACTTTGGTTGGTCAGTGCACACATTTAACCGCAGAAGGACCATGTGTGGGACGCTTGATTACCTTCCTCCTGAGATGG TCGAAAGCGTTGAACATGATGCAAGTGTAGATATCTGGAGCCTAGGGATTCTCTGTTACGAGTTCCTTTATGGTGTACCTCCTTTTGAAGCCATGGAGCACTCTGACACATACAGAAG GATTGTGCAAGTCGACCTCAAGTTCCCTCCTAAACCAATTGTGTCTGCCTCTGCAAAGGATCTGATTAGCCAG ATGCTTGTCAAGGAGTCTGCACAACGTCTGCCACTGCACAAACTTCTCGAGCACCCATGGATTGTGCAGAACGCTGATCCTTCTGGAATCTACAGGGGTTGA